gatgtaatgaaactggatattccaaaaaacaattaacacatgattaagggtagattaaataaaaataaaataatgcattttttgctttgatcttgaacagaggccaggttaccggtcaggtttgagacatgatcatccagactctaaaagaccacgtccgtcttgtcagcattttctgcatcctgacatgctggtttttttgtgtatttatttcttcttcgatttttgttatcgggcaaatgtctcttacaattaatttttgtggcgctgtatCTTAGCTGGTCAAAAtgccttgtaaacaggagatcctgggctcaaatcccagcagcgccttagttcaggtggtgcgtgtgcttttTTTATAGAGATTaacgaaattaattataaaactgtatagctttgaggcataATGGATAGTGCGACAAAATGAGTTACATTTAAGAGCTCATCTGATTCACAACTAGTTGACTGCACACccatgtttttaagttgtttatctccccctccatattctccattcctcaaacctattgaggatttttttccTGCCTGGAGATgaaaagtgtatgaccgaaatccaaacacatgtataccccttctccaagctatagcagttgatgcttttcgtgGCTGGATTTGCCATGCAAGGTGACATTTGCCCCACTGTTTGGCCACACCAATACAGAAAAGAGAatgcagtatagctgtttttttatttatttatttttttactgtaactgtatttAGTAAAAACTTCTGTTGATGGTATATGTAGACCACATTttctgcaactttgtgttggttgggatgaacactgtgtacGCTGTTTTTGTgaggaaaatacagtaaaatatatttggtatttgtttgttttgttttaaaacaattttcgaaaaattttacaatgcacttctgtaggtctatgtactgtctgtagtaagtgtaacactgaacagaAGAAGGCTTACAAAAAGTCATTATAATGAATAGAGAAGAagtggtcatagtgttttacattaagcacattAGTGTTCAACTGATCTTATGAATATCTATTaatgtgatggcttgtgtgtgtcatttgaaaacaaaatacctttttgagaagaaatcacattgttttgaacttataatttcattttgcagaagaattgaagagttttgcccaatgtgtgtgtgttttgtgatttgtgtgtagagttctgacaatatgagacatactttcagaaaatgtgtgtaaacaactggaaaaaacattttaagacctccaggaacaagtttggtgacccttggcttaaagagcccatattatacatgaaatagggtcatatcctggttgtaagggtctccaacaacagtctaatatgcatgcaaggtcaaaaaacactttcatggtcttataatctgcatttatttttagctaattatcccagcgactcctgtatgaatcgtccagtgattcatttgttcccaaacccctccttagcgcggagctaatctgcgctgattggaccgatgacagtctgtcgcgattggtcgactgccttcagtcagagagggaaatggccaatagctaatcagcaatttaaacgtggattttagctgccacactatggcgagtggatagtgccacggataaccgaacgaaggagacagtcgtgtactcgccataccacacacacacacacacacaaaaacacacacacacctccggatgacaacgctcccgcttccgcccgcacccgccaggttttagcctgaaaacccgctccgttttctgcccgccgcgcccggtccccgGCCcggagcggagaacacaaccaaaaatcacccagtatacagtccagacagccaagctgtctgtttaaacacacacacacagcacaaagctcgttcgttcgttcgctctctctctctctctcatacgcgcgcgtgcgcactaacacacacacaagcaccacgcagactctctctttctaattcgcatagcaatatctgtgatattgctagacagcccgctcccgtcccaaattaaacccgttaccgaccgctcccgcgatttattcggaaatttattcccgcggctgtccccgcgccagatttctgcggcgcgggaataaatttccgaataaatcgcgggagcagaactctagcacggagctccataaacaaacagcacgcgtcgcgtttttaacgtgactttgcacgcgataagataaaatatccagttaacctgatacagtacacgcggttacaagtaacaaatcacaactaaatacatttgcaagctagagtaaacgaggcaacaactttaaccgcatgtacttacacttgagaattggaagaaacccatcctgacgtccatcagttactctttactgatccttcctttaacaaactcagatgaagtattctttgtagcatgtagcttccagaagtttccaactgcttggttataatgctgatgtttcatctttgggtagagactcaatataatgtccatctgcagtgtgacttcaatcgaccggcatgtttgtgtgtttgtgggtgtgcgtgtgtttgtgggtgtgcgtgtgtgtctgggtttctgcgtcagagggcggggcttcaggtttgaaatctcccgggtttgcgcgtgcacgtgaataacttggtttcgttcgtacgtcatggcggaacacctaatgagtcggtatcaaggcgactcgtttgaagcactatgagtcgactcttttatagatgaatcaaccgttttaaacactgtattcttacagatttaagccttagctggatacttcacttcacttagagctgtgttacacactacatggaggggaattttcaaaaacccataatatgggctctttaaaagcaTAGTTCTCTCAGACAGCAACTTTACAGGGCAACACTATATGCTGAATGGCTCAACCGAAATTTTAACCTGTGATTTCTCACGgaatgaacgagaatcatactcctagacaagcaagccactatgcaaagtaATGTTTTGTGGCGACACTATATGCTggcaaactggaattcttcgaaagacatttttatgaaagacatAATGTGCTGTAAAACGCAGGACACCTGCAAGGTCTCATCCGGTATTTGAACctgggacctctcacacccgaagcgagaatcacacccctagaccaatgagccactaaagTGCTAGgatttcacatggcgtcagaagcatcaaatagtcagaaatctttctctaaagggaatcaagggcaccctaagcgagattcatacccctagaccaacaaacCACCAAAGCTTGactatttcacaagacatcagaaggaacaaatggtcagaaatccttatctaacaaacattgaagcagggcttttgcttcatttggacccaggacttctacaatggttcgtccaggatttgaaaacgggacctctcgcaccttatgcgagaatcaagcgcGTAGACCAACAAgctactgcaaaacagccactttacatggcaatactatctgctgacaaactggaattcttcaaaagacatttttacgaaagacataatgccctgtaaaacactaGACAACTGCAACGGCTCGTCTGGAATATGAACACAGGACCTCTCGCACCCGAAGCAAGAATCATGCCCCTataccaacgagccactgcaaaacagcaactttagatggcaacactatctgctgaccaaccggcattctcagaaaaaaggcctctgtgtaagccacaacgaccttacaaaacaaaagacaactgtaagggttcaactgaaatttgaacctaggatttctcatggcatgaacgagaatcatactcctagaccagcaagccactatgcaagaaatatttatgtagcgacactatctgctgacaaattggaattctttgaaagacgtttttacgaaagacataatgccctgtaaaacacaggacACCTGCAAGTGCTCGTCCAGGAATTGAACCTGAGACCATtcgcaaccgaagcgagaatcatacccatagaccaacaAGCCACTAAATTGGGAGAATTTCACAAGgtgtcagatagtcagaaatctttctctaacgaatcaagggcaccctaagtgagaatcatacccctagaccaacgagccactgcaaaacagcaactttatatggcaacactatctgctgacaaactggcattctcagaaaaaaggcctctgtgtaagccacaacgacgttacaaaacagcagacaactgtaagggctcaaccgaaatttgaatctgggatttttcattgcatgaacgaaaatcatactcctagaccagcaagccactatgcaaaggaatgttttatgtggcgacactatctgctgacaaactggaattcttcgaaagacattttaatgatagACATAGTGCcctataaaacacacaacatctgCAAGAGCTcatctgggatttgaacccaggacctttCACACCCAAAGCgcgaatcatacccctagaccaacgagccactaaattgaatttatttcacatggtgtcagaagcatcagatagtcagaaaactttctctaacgaatcaagggcaccctaagcgagaatcatacccctagatcaacgagccactgcaaaacagtaactttatatggcaacactatcagctgacgaactggcattctcagaaaaaaggcctctgtgtaagccacaacgcccttacaaaacagcagacaactgtaagggctcaaccgaaatttgaatctgggatttctcacagcatgaacgagaatcatagtcctagacaaccaaaccactatgtaaaggaatgttttatgcgccgacactatctgctgacaaactggaattcttcgaaatacatttttttgtctttattttaacaaaacaaaaaagaacagaacaaTGACAACAGCTTACAACCAAGAAATTTCTTAGCATCACAGCACATaatgaaaatcaaaatcaaaaagaagacataaaaatacagagtaataataaaaatagaaaagtacATAAATTAACCAAAGTTTATGGTGATCTaaggttttgcaaaaatgtacctgAAATCCTAGGACCTACATATTCAAGCAATGGAGTCCAGATCTGATAAAAAGTGTTTTTCAATGGAGAGAGattagactcaataataattcacgcaaaagacacgatgtgcacatgcgtagccaaattcacatgcgtaaaatatttatttatactcacaaaaacaattcacatgcacaaaataaaaatacattttcataaaatacatttcacaaatgcaaaacaccatttgcaaatatataagagtgtacaaaaagttttgaatgtttaaaattcacgagttcatcctgaatgagaatgtgcaaatcctctctcACGTACGACTCACCCTGAATATGAGTGTGtgcatttttgagactttcctgtcAGCACACACCTCCCACGTGAGTCACTCGTGCCCTGTAGCCAATAAGATGCGAGCTTACTGTTCAACCAATCACAACTCCCTGAGAACGTGGGAATGACCGAAGCGCTTCACTGTGCGCTCCATTTGCGCAGTCTGACCTAATTAACGGAGATGATCCTCTAAGAAGAAGAATACTCCTCTATTTAGCATGGCAGGTGAAGAGCGGGATGCGCGGGTAAGTGGTTACTTGATTTCTATAGTGGTTtatgtacacagcaaattcattggtgttaaatttcaagtgttgaggtaattcagagtaaagtgttaaaattctagagttagatcggcattagaagctgatttgcctccttgtcacacagagtaacatgtatctacctttgtagaaaacccttgtatttgagaaactaatcagagtgtctgaaatctcgccacaccctcattcacctggcccttaaattgatcaattagtttagtccactagacagagggaatgactacaaataagtgaattcagacacctgctgttgaacacctgctgttaacaagcacaatcactgaaggaataataaattgaaggaagaaatgaaactacagacacagcctcacaccaaaccaactgaactaaaacagaggatttaacaactccattaaataatagcataagcagcttcactgattacagtttgacttcatttctgtaagaatatttgacaatgaacagaggtttatattttttttttattaaaaatatttcatttgacctcaccatcatggagatcagaggctgcttatttgagctcttgaagctttactcttatatcctaatgtttctaaaactcattagctatagcaagaaaggtcaagagaaactatactgtttatgcttaattattatagatttaatttcaggtgtttattaAGTTGATTCATAAAGAGATTCAAATATAGTTGCATTAaaactgcatgggacaatactactggtattctgctgctcttcatagaaaattcaacaaacaattaggatgcaattaatatttacagtgtcatgcactaaacattcaagctccagcttgctctttatgacacacaggcatcaagaatcaggatatgaacctcaaccgtggttgctaaaaaaaaaagctgcatagtacaaagctcccagcatgcattgcagcatgaataaattatgcagctttatgttcttataatctcttttcctttattttgtgttgtttttgggaggtgatatttcagtagtgtttttttttttttacttgatttttatttttttttgtttgtcaccattattgagattcaaagactaattattgatgtctgtgtgtttttgagttctgccatagatcaaacattctcattgtaaatattgtttttattttattggagcttcagtggtttcatttatgtatattatttatttctcacacataactaatatgatattgaattagaaaacaagcaggaaaggatggctatGTTTTCATtaataatctcttcagactgacaatttaattttctttcagctttccatgctatatgtttaaatagtgtaattaacactatctatagcagctaaaataaaagacatttatagtaagaagttgaagagcccgactaaagcagactctgtcctccatcatggtgacttcaaatgaacaacagaaatttcattaagagcttttgttcacatgacagaaataaagtcacagGTCAGTAATAgatgaagctccatgataagttgtttaatgtgtgagttttttttaaagatgttgaaaaataacattttttattgtgtaatttgttttatttttattgattattattttatttagagtttttttttctcagttgatttcatctttggttttggcttgtgtttttctttccttcagtgattctgcttgttaacagttgttcatcaacaattctcaatcctcctttaattagacacataattgtctcattaacttcatcactgtctgagtgttcagccctctgtagtgaggacactagttaggattttgctctggaatttaaggcttacgtgtgttcgaatgaaaaatacagactatgggatttgtttttaacagaaatattctggaaactgaatttacgaatctaaaatgttgaaaacagcagattactggcaaccactgctgccagtattttgacatacatttaacatatattttacacaataagagtttgttaattaacactctcttggtgttgacaatgttaacactttcaaaagtgttatttttaacacatagtggttcccatataaactctgagggagtgttaattttaactccaaggtagttaaatctactatctaaaatttgctgtgcagtgtgaatcctcttttgtgtAATTCAGATGTGgtaactgattaaacctcttgtcacagtgtgaacacttgtacggtctctcAAGTGTGAAACGTCCGGTGCAGTTTCAAttttgtaataaaagtcttctcacacttaaGCACATATACtttttcacaccagtgtggatcttcatgtgttcattaaggtttgctgattggttgaaactcttcccacactgagtgcatgtgattggtttctctccagtgtgggtcttcatgtgtttattaaggtctgaggagttgttgaaactcatcccacaccgaagctgcggtcacactagagtttgagcatgcgaaattctatTGTATGGTGCTGCGATAAGgcgcgggattaaacaagatgattagacataaaaagcgattggtctatattttacatttctgtccataGAGGTCATGTTTTTATCTTTAATTGGTCTCACAGTCAAGTGAtacaatttcgcaggtcagagttcaccaagcttgaactttgcaacacagtgaactgcgaaacttaacACACAAACTTGGTTTGTGGTCTGACGCATTCCCGTGCTTATGAAAGGAAATCCATGggaagaaaagtccagtgtgaccgcggcttaagtacaagtgaatggtttctctccagtgtggatcatcatgtgtcgattaaagtgtgatgatcggctgaaactcttcccacattgagtgcatgtgaatggtctctctccagtgtgcatcttcatgtgttcattaaggtgtgatgatcggctgaaactcttcccacacagagtgcatgtgaatggtttctctccagtgtggatcctcatgtgaatcttaagatcccattttcttccaaaactcttcccacactgagtgcaggtgaatggtttctctccagtgtggatcctcatgtgtttattaggGCGTGATGAGCAGTTAATAGTCTTTCCACACTGGGTGCAAGTAAagggtttctctctagtgtggatctTCTTGTgattattaaggtgtgatgatcggctgaaacgcttcccacattgagtgcatgtgaatggtttctctccagtgtggatcctcatgtgaatcttaagatcccattttcttccaaaactcttcccacactgagtgcatgtgaatgtgttctctccagtgtggattgtcATGTGAGTCTTAAGATCTaaatttcttccaaaactcttcccacactgagtgcatgtgaatggtttctttccggaatgaatcttcatgtgttcattaaggtgtgatgatcggctgaaacccttcccacactgagtgcatgtgaatggtttctctccagtgtggatcctcatgtgaatcttaagatcccattttcttccaaaactctttccacactgagtgcatgtgaaacgattcttgtctctccttttcaaaatgccttcagtctgtaaatgagttttttcctcaattttgaaaTGATGTTGATCCTCTTTCCTCCCCTTATtctctttaattaggtctgaaataaataaaacattagttttcattaagtcttaaaactctcatcaaaagctgaaaagtgaaaagacactggaaacattggctacacacactgtaattttgatgcatggcaaattaaaataaaccagatcatattttgtttggtccattaacgtgtacacatttaagcagattcaactcatctttatttatctagtgcttttacaatgtaaattgtgtcaaagccgcttaacatagaagttatagtaaattaaaaGTGTGtcggtccagttttcagagtttcttacataattgatcataaaagccattttggtcatattgataagacacagatttgaaagctgtaaatggctatttttatttgtgtatattcataattacaacaaaatgttttcctaaaatttgtaaagcagacagggaatacttgttcattctgtgcctgactggtaaacacatcagaaaaaaagttctggggtaaaagctgaatatttgcctcgcagacatgagacatacctgtacagcatctgcataaaggctggaATGTGCACATTTctccttgtgtgctgttgggtcagtTTCATCCATTCTGGGGGATTTTTAAGCTAAATTTGGCCAAAGCTTTCTCTGCGTTTCAGAAAACGAACTGATATTTAGGGGAcatcttattttaacatattctgggaaaatgctttgaaaaaaaaaaaaactcaatatacTCTGGGAAAATTTTCTCCCTTTTCATtatattcatggctgtttttttctccattggcctctattatatatattttttttattgcaaagccatgacagcatataatcatgcatttatgaTAGTTGGTGTTTTCTGTGACGACAGTCAACATTGTTTAATTGGTCTCCATCCATAAGACGGCAAAAAGGAAATGGGTGAGAgaataaaggaggaggaggagagttgAAGAGGGCAGCATTATGTGGTGTGCGGAAGAAAGAGAAGTTGACTGAACTTTTGCAGTGCAGGAAACGAGAAGAGAAACTGTCGAGACGAGCAGTGTAAACTTAACGATTGGCCGTGAGAAACAAAACGCGATAGTACGTATTGAAGCAAAcataaagtccctttaagtactCTACAGTCtttgattcagattaaagtgtaatttaaagattaATTAGGTTATGTTATCTAGGAAAGTTGgaataattagtcaagttattgtataactggtttgttgtgtagacaatcaataaaatatacagtaaatatttcttaagaaaGCTAATAAcactgacttaattttttttgtttttattaaaactgcttttattcaagaaataaaccataagaaataagacttattatgactccagaagaattatttgtgttttataggaaatattgtgaaaatctccttggttTAATTTAGATCACTTAGGAAACACCATTTTAAATTAATGGGAGGGGGAAAAAATGGATTTCAACtgcatctgttaaag
The Danio rerio strain Tuebingen ecotype United States chromosome 4, GRCz12tu, whole genome shotgun sequence genome window above contains:
- the LOC137491278 gene encoding uncharacterized protein — encoded protein: MKTNVLFISDLIKENKGRKEDQHHFKIEEKTHLQTEGILKRRDKNRFTCTQCGKSFGRKWDLKIHMRIHTGEKPFTCTQCGKGFSRSSHLNEHMKIHSGKKPFTCTQCGKSFGRNLDLKTHMTIHTGENTFTCTQCGKSFGRKWDLKIHMRIHTGEKPFTCTQCGKRFSRSSHLNNHKKIHTREKPFTCTQCGKTINCSSRPNKHMRIHTGEKPFTCTQCGKSFGRKWDLKIHMRIHTGEKPFTCTLCGKSFSRSSHLNEHMKMHTGERPFTCTQCGKSFSRSSHFNRHMMIHTGEKPFTCT